The proteins below are encoded in one region of Fibrella aestuarina BUZ 2:
- a CDS encoding tetratricopeptide repeat-containing sensor histidine kinase, producing MRVALAAFLVLVCCAPSVAQSANRLDSLRAVLTRLPAPGTSIRNDTARLQTLWELVLLEKNDTLADTYLQRTRQLIAAHRWTAAQPWQQLYQGILLFRKNYIYQAIDQCIDALKTGERTEAPMAFFARCHSQLGTCYFSLEEYRLAMMHYKKTLAIEQGNPRIATARDYVIVKNNIGLCYMNLAAYGKASSLFLEVIRDAHRRKDSLALAWTYSNLGSAERKASHWQRSIDYLERSIAYFGQRTPDNKAFAISEQALAYLGMGNNVKALELTNLAKQMTPAAQPFFGAYIADAAYRAEKANGLLGESIRDLERYDSLKLINDKILKKKSIDGLRYAYENEKKEAELTKERFRTTSLMVGVAAACLFLLYFVFNQRLLRRKNRKIAQQNEQIEQANTRLTAFNQELEGRVEERTRQLQAAYDEIKTAMTRGQTLERRRVASELHDNLGSMISGIRFQMQAIDTDVLHPAEQQVYQRVFELLGDAYHEVRNISHNLLPAVLETKGLYAALSNLVADLNVNKRMQFKLIADATPQFNKQTDIELYCILLELTTNLMKHSTATQVIIAFTNQTNEGTMIELHDNGQVYDFKGNGKGKGLSSVLSRAENIGATLHHYPADPVGNCVEIMVPVTT from the coding sequence ATGCGAGTCGCTCTGGCGGCGTTCTTAGTATTGGTTTGCTGCGCGCCATCCGTCGCGCAGTCGGCAAATCGGTTGGATAGCCTGCGGGCCGTCCTGACCCGATTGCCAGCGCCGGGTACGTCGATCCGCAACGACACAGCCCGGTTGCAAACCCTGTGGGAACTGGTGCTGCTCGAAAAAAACGACACGCTGGCCGACACGTACCTGCAACGTACCCGTCAGCTGATCGCCGCGCACCGCTGGACCGCCGCCCAGCCCTGGCAGCAGTTGTATCAGGGTATACTGCTCTTTCGCAAGAACTACATCTATCAGGCCATCGACCAGTGTATCGACGCCCTCAAAACGGGCGAGCGGACCGAGGCACCCATGGCATTTTTCGCCCGTTGCCACAGCCAGCTAGGGACCTGTTATTTCTCGCTCGAAGAATATAGGCTGGCGATGATGCATTATAAAAAGACGCTGGCTATTGAGCAGGGCAACCCACGCATCGCCACCGCCCGCGATTATGTAATAGTTAAAAACAACATCGGGCTCTGCTACATGAATTTGGCAGCCTATGGGAAGGCCAGTTCTCTGTTTTTGGAGGTGATTCGTGACGCACACCGGCGGAAGGATTCGTTGGCCCTTGCCTGGACCTACTCAAACCTGGGATCAGCAGAGCGCAAAGCCAGCCACTGGCAGCGAAGTATCGACTACCTGGAGCGCTCGATTGCCTACTTCGGTCAACGTACGCCTGACAATAAGGCCTTCGCGATCAGCGAACAGGCACTGGCTTACCTGGGTATGGGCAACAACGTAAAAGCGCTCGAACTGACCAATCTGGCCAAGCAGATGACGCCCGCCGCCCAACCGTTTTTCGGGGCGTACATTGCCGATGCCGCCTACAGAGCTGAAAAAGCCAACGGCCTGCTCGGTGAGTCGATCAGGGACCTCGAGCGGTATGATTCGCTGAAGCTGATCAACGACAAAATCCTCAAGAAGAAAAGCATCGATGGGCTTCGTTACGCCTACGAAAACGAGAAAAAAGAAGCCGAACTGACCAAGGAACGCTTCCGGACAACGAGCCTGATGGTAGGTGTAGCGGCGGCTTGCCTATTTCTGCTCTATTTTGTGTTTAACCAACGGCTTTTGCGCCGGAAAAACCGCAAAATCGCTCAGCAAAATGAGCAAATTGAGCAGGCTAACACCCGGCTGACAGCCTTCAATCAGGAGCTGGAGGGGCGGGTAGAAGAACGTACCCGGCAGTTGCAGGCGGCCTACGATGAGATCAAAACGGCTATGACGCGCGGCCAGACGCTGGAGCGCCGACGAGTAGCGTCTGAGCTCCATGATAATCTTGGCAGCATGATCTCGGGCATTCGGTTTCAGATGCAGGCCATTGATACCGACGTTCTGCATCCGGCGGAACAGCAGGTGTATCAGCGCGTATTTGAACTACTAGGCGATGCCTACCATGAAGTGCGCAACATCTCGCACAACCTGCTACCCGCTGTGTTGGAGACAAAGGGCCTCTACGCCGCGCTGTCGAATCTGGTAGCCGATCTGAACGTGAACAAACGCATGCAGTTCAAGCTCATTGCCGACGCAACCCCCCAGTTCAACAAGCAAACCGACATTGAGCTGTACTGCATCCTGCTTGAGCTCACCACCAACCTGATGAAGCACTCGACAGCCACGCAGGTCATTATCGCGTTCACCAACCAAACCAACGAGGGTACGATGATCGAGCTGCACGATAACGGCCAGGTGTATGATTTCAAGGGCAATGGAAAAGGCAAGGGGTTGTCCAGCGTGTTAAGTCGGGCCGAAAACATTGGTGCCACGCTGCATCACTACCCGGCTGACCCCGTCGGCAATTGTGTCGAGATTATGGTTCCGGTAACTACCTGA
- a CDS encoding S41 family peptidase — translation MKTVRLLTALLLGIHATIAFPQSDSLRTRRLTPAAMQADVAYLRRLLQETHPGLYRYVPRPVMQARLDSLAGQLQHPLPFYAFYGKIEGLLASIRCAHTHALPHKDFDNLFRRTWKTLPFFMVPTQNKSYVLFSVDERVKPGYELLTINGQSINAIQAILEPYHWDDGFIQTSRSQAMKGWLFNLFYYWFIDQPDTYRLTFKNLSGDTVRVEAPAMAFTAAFSQMQKLAVNKQMLAWYNTKPTRHPWRVTFPDDVPQTAHLRIDSFGGRGVNSSAEAVTVFNAFMDKLMATLTKKGIQHLIVDLRANPGGWDSQGIELFRYLAKADTAVQYCARQHSLTNDIESEFIKFSDLSEANRKNVKNELEREADGTFTLKGSSARFTPKPNRFRGNVYILMDGASASTTSEFLAVAHANRVGTFIGEESGGAYEGGNGGSFVHLTLPQSGIQVTTPLVSYRNAVPEPLQKGRGTLPDHAVSFTLDDVLNHTDSVLTYTKELIRKGGK, via the coding sequence ATGAAAACGGTACGCCTCCTCACAGCCCTGCTTTTAGGCATTCATGCCACCATCGCTTTTCCACAGAGCGATTCGCTCCGAACGCGCCGCCTGACACCCGCTGCCATGCAGGCCGACGTGGCCTACCTGCGCCGACTGCTACAGGAAACGCACCCCGGTCTGTATCGCTACGTACCCCGGCCCGTTATGCAGGCGCGGCTGGATAGCCTGGCCGGTCAGCTACAACACCCACTCCCTTTCTACGCATTTTACGGGAAAATTGAGGGGCTTCTGGCCAGTATCCGGTGTGCGCATACGCATGCGCTACCGCACAAAGACTTCGACAACCTGTTCAGACGCACCTGGAAAACACTGCCTTTCTTCATGGTACCAACCCAAAACAAGTCTTACGTGCTGTTTTCGGTTGATGAGCGTGTAAAACCTGGCTATGAACTACTAACCATCAACGGCCAGTCTATCAACGCGATTCAGGCCATACTGGAGCCCTACCACTGGGACGATGGGTTCATCCAGACCTCCAGAAGCCAGGCGATGAAAGGCTGGTTGTTTAATCTGTTTTATTACTGGTTTATCGACCAACCCGATACGTATCGCCTCACGTTCAAGAACCTGAGTGGCGATACGGTGCGCGTGGAGGCACCGGCCATGGCTTTCACGGCCGCTTTCAGCCAGATGCAAAAGCTGGCGGTCAACAAACAGATGCTGGCGTGGTACAATACGAAACCAACCCGGCACCCCTGGCGCGTCACTTTTCCCGACGACGTACCTCAAACGGCCCACCTCCGGATCGATAGTTTCGGTGGAAGGGGGGTAAACAGCAGTGCCGAAGCCGTCACGGTGTTTAACGCCTTCATGGACAAGCTCATGGCTACGCTGACTAAAAAGGGGATTCAGCACTTGATCGTTGATCTCCGCGCCAATCCCGGCGGCTGGGACAGTCAGGGGATTGAGTTGTTCCGGTACCTGGCGAAAGCAGATACGGCGGTCCAGTATTGTGCCCGGCAACACAGCCTCACCAACGATATTGAGTCGGAGTTTATCAAGTTCTCTGATTTATCGGAAGCGAATCGTAAGAACGTGAAAAACGAACTGGAACGCGAAGCCGACGGCACCTTCACGCTTAAAGGGAGCAGCGCTAGGTTCACGCCTAAACCCAACCGATTTCGAGGGAACGTGTATATCCTGATGGACGGAGCGAGCGCGTCAACGACGTCGGAGTTTCTGGCCGTGGCCCATGCCAACCGGGTCGGAACGTTTATCGGCGAAGAGTCAGGCGGGGCGTATGAAGGAGGCAACGGCGGCAGTTTCGTTCACCTGACGCTGCCTCAGTCGGGTATCCAGGTTACCACGCCGCTCGTTTCGTACCGCAACGCCGTGCCCGAGCCCCTTCAGAAAGGACGGGGTACATTGCCCGACCACGCCGTCAGCTTCACCCTCGACGATGTATTGAACCACACGGACTCGGTGCTGACCTACACAAAGGAACTGATCCGGAAGGGCGGGAAGTGA
- a CDS encoding helix-turn-helix transcriptional regulator — translation MTIAPLDLILLLGTVQGFILAGLLWFSRKGRRVSNRLLGALLFFLALMSFAMSVPIVHPWIGAALDLIPWIMVMPLGPLIYFYTQSVLDPAFRLGRPERRHFYAVLLDWGKPIIGWTFAIGWLAGLIPKANGPDWGQAMQAYDTYADIPRWLSLTTYLILTRLKLVRFEQSAQGTEATQRKRNWLRQFMNGIIGLQAIWLLFMLTYLIPGWRVPLIEQLGWHLVYVPITVLIYWLGLRGYQWAREETEPMLTKTSGAELAAETVTQVAATLTHAMETDRIYLDPELTLDKLARHTQLNPKLISAVLNQHQATNFNGFVNAYRVEAVKGRLTDPAYAHFTLTGIAFACGFNSQATYQRVFKQLTGFSPKEYAQQSGKNSNQIRI, via the coding sequence ATGACCATCGCCCCGCTCGACCTGATTCTGCTGCTTGGAACAGTACAGGGGTTCATCCTGGCGGGGCTGCTGTGGTTTAGTCGGAAAGGGCGTCGCGTATCGAATCGGCTGCTGGGAGCCTTGCTGTTTTTCCTGGCCCTGATGAGCTTCGCCATGAGCGTGCCAATCGTACATCCCTGGATTGGCGCCGCGCTCGATTTGATCCCGTGGATCATGGTGATGCCGTTGGGACCGCTTATCTACTTCTATACGCAGTCGGTCCTGGACCCGGCATTCCGGCTGGGCCGGCCCGAACGGCGGCATTTCTACGCCGTGCTGCTTGACTGGGGAAAGCCCATCATCGGCTGGACATTCGCTATCGGCTGGCTGGCGGGCCTGATTCCGAAGGCAAACGGCCCCGACTGGGGACAGGCTATGCAGGCGTATGATACCTATGCCGACATCCCGCGCTGGCTTTCGTTAACGACATACCTGATTCTGACCCGGCTGAAGCTGGTTCGGTTCGAGCAGTCGGCGCAAGGCACCGAAGCGACGCAACGGAAACGCAACTGGCTGCGGCAGTTCATGAATGGAATCATCGGCTTGCAGGCGATCTGGCTTTTGTTTATGCTAACGTACCTGATTCCCGGCTGGCGCGTCCCGCTGATTGAACAGCTTGGCTGGCACCTTGTCTACGTACCCATCACCGTGCTGATTTATTGGCTGGGGCTGCGTGGTTATCAGTGGGCGCGTGAAGAAACCGAGCCAATGCTCACCAAGACCAGCGGGGCGGAATTGGCCGCCGAAACGGTAACGCAGGTGGCCGCTACCCTGACCCATGCGATGGAAACCGACCGGATCTATCTGGATCCCGAACTGACCCTCGATAAACTGGCCCGGCATACGCAACTCAACCCCAAGCTGATTTCGGCCGTCCTGAACCAACACCAGGCGACCAACTTCAACGGCTTTGTAAATGCCTATCGGGTCGAGGCCGTGAAAGGGCGCCTGACCGACCCCGCCTATGCCCATTTCACGCTCACGGGCATTGCCTTTGCGTGCGGCTTCAACTCGCAGGCAACCTACCAGCGGGTCTTCAAGCAGCTAACCGGCTTTTCGCCGAAAGAATACGCCCAGCAATCGGGCAAAAACAGCAATCAAATCAGGATTTGA
- a CDS encoding 5-(carboxyamino)imidazole ribonucleotide synthase has protein sequence MNQTIGILGGGQLGLMLIQAGIDWNLRIHCLDPDPQAPCKDLCTQFTVGALTDYDTVYQFGQAVDVLTIEIEKVNVDALEALEREGKRVYPQPHVIRQIQDKRTQKRFYQAHNLPTADFILTDDRAHVAQLAQDVPELLPAFHKLGRDGYDGRGVQRIATPADANKAFDAPGVLEKAVDFEKELAVIVARNADGEVRTFPTVEMAFHPELNLVEFLFSPADITPAVDEQAQAIARQVAEAYGIVGLLAVELFLDKQGKVLINEVAPRPHNSGHHTIRANRTSQFEQHWRAILNLPLGDTTAHGPAAMVNLLGDPGYSGPAQYEGLGTLLAMPGVSPFFYGKAQTRPGRKMGHITVLDASVAALKEKALLVKDSIRVISH, from the coding sequence ATGAATCAAACCATCGGCATACTGGGCGGGGGGCAACTGGGCCTCATGCTTATTCAGGCGGGTATCGACTGGAACCTGCGCATTCACTGCCTTGACCCCGATCCGCAGGCACCCTGCAAAGACCTCTGCACCCAATTTACCGTCGGGGCACTCACCGACTACGACACCGTGTACCAGTTCGGGCAGGCGGTCGACGTACTGACCATCGAGATTGAAAAAGTGAACGTCGACGCGCTTGAGGCTCTGGAGCGGGAAGGTAAGCGCGTGTATCCGCAGCCGCACGTCATCCGCCAGATTCAGGACAAACGTACCCAAAAGCGGTTCTACCAGGCGCACAACCTGCCCACGGCCGACTTCATCCTGACCGACGATCGGGCCCACGTCGCCCAGCTCGCGCAGGACGTACCTGAACTGCTTCCCGCTTTTCATAAGCTGGGTCGCGATGGCTACGATGGGCGCGGCGTACAGCGTATTGCTACGCCTGCCGACGCTAACAAAGCGTTCGACGCGCCCGGCGTGCTCGAAAAAGCCGTCGATTTCGAGAAAGAGCTGGCCGTCATCGTCGCCCGAAATGCGGATGGTGAGGTACGTACCTTCCCAACGGTCGAGATGGCGTTTCACCCCGAACTGAACCTGGTCGAGTTTCTTTTTTCTCCCGCTGACATTACACCCGCCGTCGACGAGCAGGCGCAGGCTATTGCCCGGCAAGTTGCCGAGGCCTACGGCATTGTTGGGTTGCTGGCCGTTGAGCTGTTTCTGGATAAGCAGGGTAAGGTGCTTATCAACGAAGTGGCCCCGCGCCCCCACAACAGTGGTCACCATACCATCCGGGCCAACCGCACCTCGCAGTTTGAGCAACATTGGCGAGCCATTCTGAACCTGCCCCTGGGTGACACCACCGCCCACGGCCCCGCCGCGATGGTGAACCTGCTGGGCGATCCTGGCTACAGCGGCCCGGCGCAGTATGAAGGGCTGGGTACGTTGCTGGCCATGCCCGGTGTGTCGCCGTTCTTCTACGGTAAAGCCCAGACCCGCCCCGGCCGTAAAATGGGCCACATCACCGTGCTCGATGCGTCGGTGGCGGCGCTGAAAGAGAAAGCATTGCTCGTGAAAGACAGCATCCGGGTAATCAGCCACTGA
- the nadB gene encoding L-aspartate oxidase yields MPHSFDYLIIGSGIAGLSYATKLARHYKQEGRDVRIGVITKVQADETNTKYAQGGIAGVWSPDDTFEKHIHDTMVAGDYLSDPEIVEIVVREAPQRIQELIDYGTRFDKEADGDYDLAKEGGHSDKRILHFKDVTGAEIERALLDTVKLYPSIEIFTHYFAVDLITRHHLGETVHRYDSNNECFGAFVLDTNTGQVERFLARTTLVATGGIGQVYQNTTNPVIATGDGIAMTYRAKGICKDMEFIQFHPTALYEPGKKPNFLISEAVRGFGGILKNIKGETFMENYDDRLSLAPRDIVARAIDSEMKKSGSQHVYIDVTHCDYEKFIEHFPNITAYCKDKLGLDLRKDFIPVVPAQHYMCGGIRVDEYGRTNIHHLYAVGECACTGLHGANRLASNSLLEAIVFGHRAYEKSVEEFEETQLHQEIPAWDDSGTTHPEELVLVTEIKRELEAIMSNYVGIVRSNRRLKRAMDRLELLYIEHEELYRQSKVSVPITELRNMIEVAYLVIKAAMSRRDNRGLHFNIDNVK; encoded by the coding sequence ATGCCCCACTCATTCGATTATTTGATCATCGGCTCCGGCATTGCGGGGCTGAGCTACGCGACCAAACTGGCCCGGCACTATAAGCAGGAAGGGCGCGACGTGCGGATTGGCGTGATCACCAAAGTACAGGCCGACGAAACCAACACCAAGTACGCGCAGGGCGGGATTGCCGGCGTATGGTCGCCCGACGATACCTTCGAAAAGCACATCCATGACACGATGGTGGCGGGCGATTACCTGAGCGATCCGGAGATCGTGGAGATCGTGGTGCGCGAAGCCCCGCAACGAATTCAGGAACTGATCGATTACGGCACCCGCTTCGATAAAGAAGCCGACGGCGACTACGACCTGGCCAAAGAAGGCGGGCACTCCGACAAGCGGATTCTGCACTTCAAGGACGTGACCGGGGCCGAAATCGAACGCGCCCTGCTCGACACCGTCAAGCTGTACCCGAGCATCGAAATCTTTACCCACTACTTCGCCGTCGACCTGATCACGCGCCACCACCTGGGCGAAACGGTACACCGCTACGACTCCAACAACGAGTGCTTTGGGGCATTTGTGCTCGACACCAACACCGGGCAGGTCGAGCGGTTTCTGGCCCGCACGACGCTCGTCGCCACGGGCGGAATCGGGCAGGTGTACCAGAATACGACCAACCCGGTTATTGCGACTGGCGACGGTATCGCCATGACCTACCGCGCCAAAGGGATCTGTAAGGACATGGAGTTTATCCAGTTTCACCCCACGGCGCTTTACGAACCCGGCAAGAAACCCAACTTCCTCATTTCGGAGGCAGTGCGGGGTTTCGGCGGTATTCTGAAAAATATAAAGGGAGAGACGTTCATGGAAAACTACGATGACCGCCTCTCACTGGCCCCGCGCGACATTGTGGCCCGCGCCATCGACTCCGAGATGAAAAAGTCGGGTTCACAGCACGTCTACATCGACGTGACCCACTGCGATTACGAGAAATTCATCGAGCACTTCCCCAACATCACCGCTTACTGCAAAGACAAACTCGGCCTCGACCTGCGGAAAGATTTTATTCCCGTCGTGCCGGCGCAGCACTACATGTGTGGCGGCATTCGGGTCGATGAGTACGGCCGTACCAACATCCACCACCTCTACGCCGTGGGTGAGTGTGCGTGCACCGGCCTGCATGGGGCCAATCGGTTGGCGTCTAACTCCTTGCTGGAGGCGATCGTGTTCGGGCACCGCGCCTACGAGAAGTCGGTCGAGGAGTTTGAGGAAACGCAGCTTCACCAGGAGATCCCGGCCTGGGATGATAGCGGCACCACCCATCCCGAAGAACTGGTGCTGGTGACGGAGATCAAGCGTGAGTTGGAAGCCATCATGTCGAACTACGTAGGCATTGTGCGCTCCAATCGGCGTCTCAAACGGGCTATGGATCGCCTCGAACTGCTGTACATTGAACACGAAGAACTGTACCGTCAGTCGAAGGTTTCAGTGCCCATCACCGAACTGCGTAACATGATCGAAGTGGCCTATTTAGTCATTAAAGCCGCCATGTCGCGCCGCGACAACCGGGGGCTGCATTTTAATATCGACAACGTAAAATAG